One window of the Chitinophaga niabensis genome contains the following:
- a CDS encoding LacI family DNA-binding transcriptional regulator — protein sequence MAIRTEKTIVDIADELGLSVSTVSRALNDHPNISIKTKERVKKMARKLGYRPNAMAAGLRNNKSKTIGLIVPRISMFYPAAISTIIQNKLQEYGYNLIICQSNDSLEQEIALVNTLYSARVDGLAVSATLYTSDFSHFDIFKQQNIPLVFFDRVPPKEYNVKVIKGDDFLGGSLATEHLIDKGCKDIVHISGPLTCNLYKERLAGYKDALQKNKLPYKKPRVFFHELTKENAWQTAEKIFSQKPYPDGVFATNDTTALTILEYCRKNGIQVPQQCKIVGYSNDPRTEIVTPSITSVDQYPSTMGERIVAALMDLIQAKHPAAYRHSQEIVPITLVERESTAGPGRKKK from the coding sequence ATGGCCATTCGTACTGAGAAAACAATTGTAGATATCGCCGATGAGCTGGGGCTTTCGGTGTCCACCGTTTCAAGGGCATTGAACGATCACCCCAATATCAGCATCAAAACCAAAGAACGCGTAAAGAAAATGGCCCGCAAGCTGGGCTATCGTCCTAACGCCATGGCAGCCGGTTTGCGGAATAATAAAAGCAAAACCATTGGCCTGATCGTTCCGCGGATCTCTATGTTCTACCCCGCAGCTATCAGTACGATCATTCAGAATAAGTTACAGGAGTATGGCTATAACCTCATCATCTGCCAGAGTAATGATTCCCTTGAACAGGAGATTGCATTGGTGAATACCCTGTATTCAGCAAGGGTGGATGGTCTGGCTGTATCCGCTACACTGTACACTTCTGATTTCTCCCACTTCGATATATTCAAACAACAGAATATTCCGCTGGTATTCTTTGACCGGGTACCACCTAAAGAATACAATGTAAAAGTGATCAAAGGAGATGATTTCCTAGGCGGTTCACTTGCCACGGAACATCTGATAGATAAGGGTTGTAAAGATATTGTACATATCTCCGGGCCGCTTACCTGTAACCTTTATAAGGAACGCCTGGCCGGCTATAAGGATGCTTTGCAAAAAAATAAGCTGCCTTACAAAAAGCCGAGAGTGTTCTTTCATGAACTAACAAAAGAAAATGCATGGCAGACTGCGGAGAAGATCTTCTCGCAGAAGCCTTACCCGGATGGCGTCTTTGCAACAAACGATACCACAGCGCTCACCATTCTGGAATATTGCCGCAAGAATGGCATACAGGTTCCGCAACAGTGTAAGATCGTGGGTTATTCCAACGATCCGCGCACAGAGATTGTAACACCTTCCATTACTTCTGTGGACCAATATCCTTCCACAATGGGAGAAAGGATCGTGGCTGCATTGATGGACCTTATCCAGGCTAAACATCCTGCGGCTTACCGCCATTCACAGGAAATAGTGCCTATTACCCTGGTAGAGCGGGAATCTACTGCAGGGCCAGGCAGGAAAAAGAAGTAA
- a CDS encoding SDR family NAD(P)-dependent oxidoreductase, with translation MSVLNLFSLQGKIALVTGCKRGIGKAMAVALAEAGADIIGVSASLELSGSDVEKEVLATGRKFKAYQCDFGKREALHTFIATVQKDFPAIDILVNNAGTIMRKPAAEHPDEYWDEVIAINQTAQFILTREIGKGMIARGKGKVIFTASLLTFQGGINVPGYAASKGAVGQLTKAFANEWASRGVNVNAIAPGYISTDNTAALRADEKRSQGILERIPASRWGEPEDFMGPVVFLASDASDYMHGTVMTVDGGWMGR, from the coding sequence ATGAGCGTATTGAATCTTTTTAGTTTACAAGGTAAGATTGCACTGGTAACCGGTTGTAAGAGAGGGATCGGAAAGGCCATGGCAGTGGCTTTGGCAGAGGCCGGGGCAGATATTATAGGTGTATCTGCATCCCTGGAACTATCCGGCAGCGATGTGGAAAAAGAGGTACTGGCCACGGGCAGAAAGTTTAAAGCCTACCAATGTGATTTTGGGAAGCGCGAAGCATTGCATACTTTTATTGCAACGGTTCAGAAAGACTTCCCGGCAATCGATATCCTGGTGAACAATGCAGGGACTATCATGCGCAAGCCGGCAGCAGAACATCCTGATGAATATTGGGACGAAGTGATTGCCATCAACCAAACCGCTCAGTTCATCCTTACCCGTGAGATAGGGAAAGGGATGATCGCAAGAGGAAAGGGGAAAGTGATCTTCACTGCTTCATTGCTGACCTTCCAGGGTGGAATAAATGTACCGGGTTATGCAGCAAGTAAAGGCGCTGTAGGGCAACTCACCAAAGCATTTGCCAATGAGTGGGCTTCCCGCGGCGTCAATGTAAATGCTATCGCCCCCGGTTATATTTCAACAGATAATACTGCCGCCCTGCGCGCAGACGAGAAACGCAGCCAGGGCATCCTGGAGCGTATACCTGCTTCCCGTTGGGGAGAGCCGGAAGACTTTATGGGACCAGTTGTATTCCTTGCTTCTGACGCATCTGACTATATGCACGGTACCGTTATGACGGTAGACGGCGGTTGGATGGGCAGGTAA
- a CDS encoding DUF4861 family protein, with protein MKQIISLCLWMGVAFICQAQDRSVTLSNPAATTSDLVELDYAQVAGSLKKGPFKIINAATRKEIAYQLIYEGGKEPVKILLGTPVPAKSKISITFVAGTPAPVQQKTFGRYVPERKDDFAWENDRVAFRMYGKALEATPKENAYGVDVWSKRTEKLVINNWYKRSNYHKDEGEGLDYYHVGYTLGGGGIAPYLKDSIWFPKNYTSWRILDSGPLRTTFELSYDAWQVDGATVNVTKTISLDAGAQLSKMQIRFTDTLPVAIGIIKRNEPGNIWLQEAAGVMGYWEPVHGKDGTTGVGCIILNPVKEMAVAKGHLLAVSATDKNKTVTYYTGAAWDKAGRITNATQWFRYLQDQADRLKDPVKISFTR; from the coding sequence ATGAAGCAAATTATCTCTTTGTGTTTATGGATGGGTGTGGCTTTTATCTGCCAGGCCCAGGATCGTTCCGTTACCTTATCCAATCCTGCAGCTACCACCAGTGACCTCGTGGAATTGGATTATGCACAGGTGGCCGGCTCGCTGAAGAAAGGACCTTTTAAGATCATCAACGCAGCTACCCGCAAGGAGATTGCGTACCAGCTGATCTATGAAGGCGGAAAGGAACCGGTGAAAATATTACTGGGAACACCCGTACCAGCTAAAAGCAAAATCAGCATCACTTTCGTGGCAGGCACTCCGGCGCCGGTACAACAAAAAACGTTTGGCAGATATGTACCGGAAAGGAAAGACGACTTTGCCTGGGAGAACGACCGTGTGGCTTTCCGTATGTATGGCAAGGCATTAGAGGCTACGCCGAAGGAAAATGCCTATGGCGTGGATGTATGGAGTAAACGTACGGAAAAACTGGTGATCAATAACTGGTACAAACGCAGCAATTACCATAAGGATGAAGGGGAAGGACTGGATTATTATCATGTAGGTTATACACTGGGAGGTGGTGGTATTGCTCCTTATCTGAAGGACAGTATCTGGTTCCCTAAGAACTATACCTCCTGGCGTATCCTGGACAGTGGCCCTTTGCGTACTACTTTTGAACTGAGCTATGATGCCTGGCAGGTGGATGGCGCTACGGTGAATGTAACCAAAACCATTTCCCTGGATGCCGGTGCACAGCTTAGCAAAATGCAGATCAGGTTCACAGACACGCTGCCTGTGGCCATTGGTATCATCAAACGGAATGAGCCGGGGAATATTTGGTTGCAGGAAGCAGCGGGTGTGATGGGCTATTGGGAACCTGTACATGGAAAGGATGGCACCACGGGAGTGGGCTGTATCATACTGAACCCCGTGAAGGAGATGGCAGTGGCTAAAGGCCACCTGCTGGCTGTTTCAGCTACAGACAAAAACAAAACAGTAACTTACTATACCGGGGCTGCCTGGGATAAAGCAGGGCGCATCACTAATGCCACCCAATGGTTCCGCTACCTGCAGGACCAGGCTGACAGGTTGAAGGACCCGGTTAAAATATCATTTACCAGATAA